One genomic segment of Alosa sapidissima isolate fAloSap1 chromosome 13, fAloSap1.pri, whole genome shotgun sequence includes these proteins:
- the alpk2 gene encoding alpha-protein kinase 2 → MPLAPLCHSSLGNTLQTPINCSLPGDHLGARGLPEEPHTWINSHGSILASLLPPYARNHLKSHLKLPTAKKPGEHVTCELRSPSDTTDTSTSRESSSPAYASSSSDEQAALTDLCSDKCADQESLRKASDLSKECTKLLIATGERFAVSEQDRVACLTLDTNYSPYLPQCVVRHNPLNTAKPKSEIEQIQSAAMSHKTSKAAEGKGRFRHKDKSGGHHSTAHVSKKQENVHPKFQSSSSLADASCEDGTVTVIETIVITEKITPKAQGKRKKKHHQAVATGKTEAVPLAEVENGAKQKTASDKISTTEPSVRMDSGVKQKTVGAKNKTDTFETRLAQRNSKGLDKPVAHAKKETLLSDISAAPRLLEENAGKPKSKKNDYIRHPTREKHEVLPVESKLQRLKSSFECKDGNVVHKKAYSDVVREKIHAPKLGPQVVEGIQALPVFGDPQSISLRCKFGNITASSTVTWTKGAAIFSETQRSAGDESQVCLTLLNACSKDLGMYRCSLRNPQGSVSSDFHLTSEGRQQVLIQQISACMSEESPSHDATSLSHVIHLSSHLSLLSLPVLCELVISCHSNEVELTEVAGDEEDVQCAPLLFKDDFLSEQYFGEHQPASIITEKDHFGEGMHRKAFRATLRAGMVSVFTPGHPCVLKVHNAVSNGTKDNEELLERNYSLATEECYVQNTAREYIKAYNNVARAAESFGEVPEIIPIYLVHRPSSDIPYATLEEELRGDFVKYSVKDGKEINLMRRDSEAGQKCCAFQHWVYTITEGNLLVTDMQGVGMRLTDVGIATCKKGYKGFRGNCATSFIDQFKALHQCNRYCELLGLTSLQPKPKRTAPPAKPKPQPAPKKKTFAPTLKGKS, encoded by the exons ATGCCCTTAGCCCCTCTCTGCCACTCTAGCCTCGGCAACACTCTCCAGACACCCATTAACTGCTCTTTGCCAGGGGACCACCTTGGTGCCAGGGGCCTGCCAGAGGAGCCTCACACTTGGATAAACTCACATGGCAGCATCCttgcctctctccttcctccataCGCTCGGAATCATTTGAAGTCCCATCTAAAGCTTCCCACTGCCAAGAAGCCTGGCGAACATGTGACGTGTGAGCTCAGAAGTCCCTCTGACACCACAGACACATCCACCAGTCGTGAGTCCTCCTCTCCCGCATACGCGTCCTCTTCTTCTGACGAGCAAGCTGCTCTGACTGATTTGTGTTCTGACAAGTGCGCTGACCAAGAGTCCTTGCGTAAGGCGAGTGACCTTAGCAAAGAATGTACTAAGCTGCTCATAGCGACAGGTGAACGCTTTGCGGTTTCGGAGCAGGACCGCGTGGCCTGCCTCACTCTTGACACAAACTACAGTCCATATCTCCCTCAGTGTGTTGTAAGACACAACCCTTTAAATACGGCCAAACCGAAGAGTGAGATAGAACAAATACAGAGCGCCGCAATGTCTCACAAGACCTCCAAGGCTGCTGAGGGCAAAGGCCGCTTCAGGCACAAGGACAAGTCAGGAGGCCATCACTCGACAGCACACGTCTCCAAGAAACAAGAGAACGTTCATCCCAAGTTTCAAAGCAGCTCCTCGTTAGCCGATGCCAGTTGTGAGGATGGAACGGTGACTGTAATTGAGACCATAGTCATCACAGAGAAAATCACCCCCAAAGCCcaggggaagagaaagaagaaacaCCATCAGGCTGTGGCAACAGGAAAAACAGAAGCAGTGCCACTGGCTGAGGTTGAGAATGGAGCCAAGCAAAAAACGGCAAGTGATAAAATCAGCACTACTGAACCCTCAGTGCGTATGGACAGTGGAGTCAAACAGAAAACAGTAGGGGCAAAGAACAAGACGGACACTTTTGAGACCAGGCTGGCCCAGAGGAACAGCAAAGGCTTGGACAAACCAGTGGCTCATGCCAAGAAAGAGACTTTGCTTTCTGACATTTCAGCGGCTCCTAGATTGTTGGAAGAAAATGCAGGCAAACCAAAGAGCAAGAAGAATGACTACATTAGACATCCCACTAGGGAAAAGCACGAGGTACTCCCTGTTGAATCCAAACTGCAAAGGCTCAAGAGCTCTTTCGAATGTAAGGATGGAAATGTGGTGCATAAGAAGGCCTACAGTGATGTGGTCAGAGAGAAGATACACGCGCCAAAGCTAG GCCCTCAGGTGGTGGAAGGCATCCAAGCATTGCCTGTCTTTGGTGATCCCCAAAGTATCTCTCTGCGCTGCAAGTTTGGCAACATCACAGCTAGCTCCACTGTCACCTGGACAAAGGGGGCAGCCATCTTCTCAGAAACCCAAAGGAG TGCTGGCGATGAGAGCCAGGTGTGTCTCACCCTGCTAAATGCCTGCAGCAAGGACCTGGGCATGTACCGCTGCTCCCTCCGCAATCCCCAGGGCTCAGTCTCCTCAGACTTCCACCTCACCTCGGAAGGTAGGCAGCAGGTCCTCATCCAGCAAATCTCAGCATGCATGAGTGAAGAAAGCCCATCTCATGATGCCACTTCTCTCTCGCATGTCattcatctctcttctcatctctccctcctctccctcccagtTCTCTGTGAACTTGTCATCTCATGTCATAGTAATGAAG TGGAGCTCACTGAGGTGGCAGGAGATGAAGAGGATGTGCAGTGTGCGCCACTGCTCTTCAAGGATGACTTCCTGTCGGAGCAGTATTTTGGGGAGCACCAGCCTGCCAGCATTATAACGGAGAAGGACCACTTTGGCGAGGGCATGCACCGCAAGGCCTTCCGCGCCACGCTGAGGGCAGGCATGGTGTCAGTCTTCACCCCCGGGCACCCCTGTGTCCTGAAGGTGCATAACGCCGTCAGCAATGGCACCAAGGACAACGAGGAACTTCTTGAGAGGAACTACAGCCTGGCTACAGAG GAATGTTATGTCCAGAATACGGCCAGAGAGTACATCAAGGCATACAACAATGTGGCCAGAGCAGCTGAGTCGTTTGGAGAAGTTCCAGA AATCATTCCCATCTACCTGGTGCATCGGCCCTCCAGTGACATTCCCTATGCCACGCTGGAAGAGGAGCTGCGGGGAGACTTTGTGAAGTACTCGGTGAAGGACGGCAAAGAGATCAACCTGATGAGGAGAGATTCTGAGGCAGGCCAGAAGTGCTGTGCCTTCCAGCATTGGGTCTACACCATCACAGAAGGCAACCTGCTGGTGACTGACATGCAAG GAGTTGGCATGAGGCTTACAGATGTTGGCATCGCCACCTGCAAGAAAGG GTACAAGGGTTTCAGAGGGAATTGTGCAACCTCTTTCATTGACCAGTTCAAAGCCTTGCATCAGTGCAACCGCTACTGTGAGCTGCTGGGACTGACCTCTCTGCAGCCCAAGCCCAAACGGACAGCTCCGCCGGCCAAGCCCAAGCCCCAGCCCGCACCCAAGAAAAAGACTTTTGCCCCAACACTGAAAGGAAAGTCCTGA